One genomic segment of Desertifilum tharense IPPAS B-1220 includes these proteins:
- the pfkB gene encoding 1-phosphofructokinase, translated as MNPQIATITLNPAIDQTASIPNFQAGEVNRVDWEQADPGGKGVNVASFLTDFGFSVTVSGFLGKDNAELFQNFFSQKGIHNRFIPIPGKTRVNVKIIDPVQNQVTDINFPGQAPTQSDIQDLHRVIDELAKECDWFVLSGSLPAGVDSGIYGQMIQRLKAQDKTVVLDASGESFRQAIPFAPYAIKPNIDELQELMGRSLEGESAIAQAAQELLTQGLECVVVSMGAKGAIFVEPNQALIARPPKVEVISTVGAGDAMVSGLVTGKLRGLSLPDCARLATAFSMGALTQVGPRLPPTNKIESFTHQVNIQTL; from the coding sequence TTTCAGGCCGGGGAAGTCAACCGCGTAGACTGGGAACAAGCCGACCCTGGCGGTAAGGGTGTGAATGTTGCCTCATTCCTAACTGATTTTGGCTTTTCCGTGACCGTTTCCGGCTTTCTGGGCAAAGACAACGCCGAACTTTTCCAGAATTTCTTTAGCCAAAAGGGAATTCACAACCGCTTTATCCCCATCCCAGGTAAAACCCGCGTTAACGTCAAAATTATCGACCCAGTACAGAACCAAGTCACCGATATCAACTTTCCCGGACAAGCCCCCACTCAAAGCGATATCCAAGACTTGCATCGGGTTATCGATGAATTGGCGAAAGAGTGCGACTGGTTTGTCCTTTCAGGAAGTCTCCCCGCTGGCGTAGACTCTGGAATTTACGGCCAGATGATTCAACGCTTGAAAGCCCAAGACAAAACCGTGGTTCTGGATGCCAGTGGCGAGAGTTTCCGTCAGGCTATCCCGTTTGCCCCCTATGCCATTAAGCCCAACATTGATGAATTGCAGGAACTCATGGGTAGAAGTTTAGAAGGGGAAAGTGCGATCGCGCAAGCCGCCCAAGAACTCCTCACCCAAGGTCTAGAATGCGTCGTCGTCTCAATGGGGGCCAAAGGGGCCATCTTTGTCGAACCTAACCAAGCCCTCATCGCCCGTCCCCCCAAAGTAGAAGTCATCAGTACCGTTGGTGCAGGCGATGCAATGGTCTCCGGTCTCGTCACGGGCAAACTCAGAGGTCTCTCCCTCCCCGACTGCGCCCGCCTCGCCACCGCCTTCTCAATGGGCGCACTGACTCAAGTGGGTCCCCGACTTCCCCCAACCAACAAAATCGAGTCTTTTACCCACCAAGTCAACATACAAACACTTTAA
- a CDS encoding PTS fructose-like transporter subunit IIB: protein MKTIDKIVAITACPTGIAHTVMAAEALRKTAQVMGYQVKVETQGSDGVKTPLSDRDIAEADLVIIGADIHIDPSRFVGKPVYATSTSRVIRDTKGVIETAIQENYQDAELEDAGDVVPTPDGSPIPDVPDAVTTGPKRLVAITACPTGIAHTFMAAEALRKSAVELGHEMKVETQGSVGAKNQLTPEEIAQADAVVIAADTHVDLSRFNGKRLYQTSTKKALKDGKGVVQSALSLPAPVAGAAVGEGDYLQSVQQAKAEQSAKRSGPYKHLLTGVSYMLPVIVAGGLIIALSFVFGLEPQPGTIGDALMQIGGGAAFALIVPVLSGFIAFSIADRPGLAPGLIGGMLAANLGMGFLGGILSGFLAGYIALLVRDKVNLPQNFEGLKPVLVIPLLSTLAVGLLLVYVFGGPIRAIMEGLTAFLQGMGQTNAVLLGLLLGGMMAVDMGGPVNKAAYTFAVGLLASDVTAPMAAVMAAGMTPPLGMALATLLAKRQFTPDELQAGKVASVLGLSFITEGVIPFAAKDPIRVIPACIAGSALTGGLSMLFGCTLRAPHGGIFVLAIPNAVSRGGLYILAIAIGTVITAIVATQLKRFAPKAQV from the coding sequence ATGAAAACCATTGACAAAATAGTAGCAATAACCGCCTGCCCCACGGGAATCGCCCATACGGTAATGGCTGCCGAGGCCTTGCGGAAAACGGCCCAAGTCATGGGCTATCAGGTTAAAGTTGAAACTCAGGGTTCTGATGGGGTTAAAACCCCGCTTTCAGATCGCGATATTGCAGAAGCAGATTTAGTCATTATTGGGGCGGATATTCACATTGACCCTTCTCGGTTTGTCGGAAAACCCGTCTACGCCACCTCGACTAGTCGCGTCATTCGAGATACTAAAGGGGTTATAGAAACAGCTATCCAAGAAAATTATCAGGATGCGGAACTCGAAGACGCAGGAGATGTTGTTCCCACGCCTGATGGTTCTCCTATTCCCGATGTCCCGGATGCGGTGACTACTGGGCCAAAACGCCTAGTTGCGATTACGGCTTGTCCAACGGGTATTGCCCACACCTTTATGGCCGCTGAAGCCTTGCGGAAATCGGCGGTTGAACTCGGCCACGAGATGAAGGTAGAAACCCAAGGGTCTGTAGGGGCGAAAAACCAGCTAACCCCAGAAGAAATTGCCCAAGCGGATGCGGTTGTGATTGCAGCGGATACCCACGTTGATTTATCTCGTTTCAATGGCAAGCGGCTGTATCAAACCTCGACAAAGAAAGCCCTGAAAGATGGGAAAGGGGTGGTTCAATCTGCCCTGAGTCTACCAGCACCTGTCGCTGGGGCGGCGGTGGGGGAAGGAGATTATTTGCAGTCGGTGCAGCAAGCCAAAGCCGAACAGTCTGCCAAGCGTTCCGGGCCTTATAAGCACCTGCTGACTGGGGTTTCTTATATGTTGCCCGTAATTGTCGCCGGGGGTTTAATTATTGCCCTATCTTTTGTATTTGGCTTGGAACCGCAGCCGGGAACCATTGGCGATGCGTTGATGCAAATTGGTGGGGGGGCGGCTTTTGCGTTAATTGTCCCCGTACTATCCGGTTTTATCGCATTTTCGATTGCGGATCGACCGGGTTTAGCGCCGGGGTTAATTGGCGGGATGCTGGCGGCTAACCTGGGGATGGGTTTCCTAGGTGGTATCCTCTCTGGGTTCCTCGCGGGTTACATTGCGCTGTTGGTGCGGGATAAGGTGAATTTACCGCAGAACTTTGAAGGCTTAAAACCCGTTCTGGTGATTCCCCTACTTTCGACCTTAGCGGTTGGGTTGCTGCTGGTGTATGTGTTTGGCGGCCCGATTCGCGCAATTATGGAGGGGTTAACGGCGTTTCTCCAAGGCATGGGACAAACCAATGCGGTTCTCCTCGGCTTACTTCTGGGTGGGATGATGGCGGTGGATATGGGCGGCCCGGTGAATAAGGCGGCCTATACCTTCGCAGTAGGCTTGTTAGCCAGCGATGTGACGGCCCCAATGGCGGCGGTGATGGCGGCGGGAATGACTCCTCCTCTGGGTATGGCGCTAGCAACTTTACTGGCGAAGCGGCAGTTTACCCCAGATGAGTTACAGGCGGGTAAGGTGGCCAGCGTCTTAGGTTTATCCTTTATTACCGAAGGGGTGATTCCGTTTGCGGCGAAAGATCCGATTCGGGTGATTCCAGCTTGTATCGCGGGTTCGGCACTTACGGGCGGGCTGTCGATGCTGTTTGGCTGTACGTTACGCGCCCCGCATGGTGGGATTTTTGTGTTGGCGATTCCCAATGCGGTCAGTCGGGGAGGATTGTATATACTGGCGATCGCGATCGGTACTGTCATTACGGCAATTGTCGCCACCCAACTCAAACGCTTTGCACCCAAGGCTCAAGTTTAA